A single Hippocampus zosterae strain Florida chromosome 17, ASM2543408v3, whole genome shotgun sequence DNA region contains:
- the LOC127590422 gene encoding epidermal growth factor receptor kinase substrate 8-like protein 1 isoform X2, translated as MYSRPPVLPRKPSRVQVTPVPKQQLALQELNSPSQRNEEREVEILNHCFDDIERFMVRLQQAAEAQSILLQRKKKSRKSKKLSQDDDLITMKAVPPSEDDFVDIFQKIKYSFSLLDRVKSAITEPKAPRLLHHIFFPLQLMVKTTCGPQLGGSVVSPALTTGAVSLLRDHLTEEEKQLWTELGPNWTCPSCQLGVSVPPYSPVFLDGWQPQAFDSSGLPLEDPVESQHKQEANVQSAPVAEGPVDETDEVEGNGLPPPGERHFCCSYDFVARNSSELSVLQGETLEVIESSKKWWKCRNRFDQIGFVPHTILEPLSTQNNNSGEKPPMSPALYAPLSPPGTYGTATSPTARPQSMVLPSAATHDDNGDRVLIMNDELLQRMAQKRISGSRPPLMTSRSVEPPFTLNYQSTASEVESWLVAKGFSQRTVQSLGVLTGAQLFSLNKKELCEVSYDEGARVYSHIMMQKVILEDAQKVSELEKAMERQKLKIGMTE; from the exons ATGTATTCGCGTCCTCCGGTGCTGCCTCGAAAGCCTTCACGTGTCCAAGTCACGCCCGTTCCAAAACAGCAGCTTGCCTTGCAGG AGTTGAACTCTCCATCTCAACGGAATGAAGAGCGAGAAGTG GAGATTCTGAACCACTGTTTCGATGACATTGAGCGCTTCATGGTGCGTTTGCAGCAGGCGGCCGAGGCCCAGAGCATTCTTCttcagaggaagaaaaaaagcaggaaGAGCAAGAAGCTGAGCCAAGATG ATGACTTGATTACCATGAAAGCGGTTCCTCCATCAGAGGACGACTTTGTGGACATTTTTCAGAAAATCAAGTACTCCTTCAGTCTGCTG GATCGGGTCAAGTCTGCCATAACGGAACCGAAAGCGCCCCGGTTGCTGCATCACATCTTTTTTCCTCTCCAACTG ATGGTGAAAACCACATGCGGCCCACAATTGGGGGGCTCAGTGGTCAGTCCCGCACTGACCACTGGAGCCGTTTCGCTGCTCCGGGACCATCTGACCGAGGAGGAAAAACAGCTTTGGACTGAGTTAGGCCCCAACTGGACTTGCCCCag TTGCCAGCTCGGTGTGTCTGTCCCTCCGTACTCGCCAGTCTTCCTGGACGGATGGCAGCCGCAGGCGTTCGACTCCTCTGGCTTGCCTCTGGAAGATCCTGTTGAGTCGCAGCATAAACAAGAAGCGAACGTGCAGAGTGCACCCGTGGCGGAGGGCCCCGTTGACGAGACGGATgaagt GGAGGGAAATGGACTTCCACCACCTGGGGAGAGACATTTCTGCTGCTCCTATGACTTTGTTGCGAGAAACAGCAGTGAGCTCTCGGTGCTGCAAGGAGAAACACttgag GTCATCGAGTCCTCCAAGAAATGGTGGAAGTGTCGCAATCGCTTTGACCAGATCGGATTTGTTCCCCATACTATCTTGGAACCACTGTCgactcaaaacaacaacagtgggGAAAAAccaccg ATGTCACCCGCTTTGTACGCTCCGCTGAGCCCGCCTGGTACTTATGGGACTGCGACGAGCCCCACGGCGAGGCCTCAGAGCATGGTGTTGCCATCCGCAGCGACACACGATGACAATGGAGATCGAG TACTCATAATGAACGACGAGCTTCTTCAACGAATGGCGCAGAAGAGAATCTCCGGCAGCCGTCCTCCTCTCATGACGTCACGCTCCGTGGAACCACCGTTTACATTGAACTACCAGTCTACGGCGTCCGAGGTGGAGTCCTGGCTCGTAGCAAAGGGCTTCAGTCAGCG GACCGTCCAGAGTCTTGGCGTTTTAACCGGAGCGCAGCTCTTCTCCCTCAACAAGAAGGAACTCTGTGAAGTGTCTTACGATGAAGGCGCAAGAGTGTACAGTCACATTATGATGCAGAAGGTCATTCTCGAG GATGCGCAAAAGGTCTCCGAACTGGAGAAGGCGATGGAGAGGCAAAAGCTGAAGATCGGAATGACCGAATGA
- the nme4 gene encoding nucleoside diphosphate kinase, mitochondrial isoform X1, with product MLLRRLMFLPVLSPWSRPTTQKLLPRLPAVWLAGFRTNSTGLADVKERTLIAVKPDGVQRRLVGQIIRRFEQRGFKLVGLKMLQVSEGLLAQHYCQLMQKPFYSSLVEYMTSGPVVVMVWEGHNVVQSSRVMVGATNPAAAPAGTVRGDFSLHVSRNVVHASDSLEGAQREIQLWFQGKELVEWDCWDQTLTCEK from the exons ATGTTGTTGCGGCGCCTGATGTTCCTCCCAGTGTTGTCCCCGTGGAGCAGGCCAACCACTCAAAAACTCCTTCCTCGCCTTCCCGCTGTGTGGCTGGCCGGCTTCAGGACCAACTCAA CAGGCCTCGCCGATGTGAAGGAGCGAACTCTCATTGCTGTCAAACCCGACGGCGTCCAGCGTCGTCTCGTGGGGCAGATCATCCGACGTTTTGAGCAGAGGGGCTTCAAGCTggtgggcctgaaaatgctgcAG GTGTCCGAGGGGCTCCTTGCTCAACACTACTGTCAACTGATGCAGAAGCCCTTCTATTCCAGTCTGGTGGAGTACATGACCTCTGGGCCCGTGGTTGTCATG GTGTGGGAAGGGCACAACGTGGTCCAGTCATCGCGCGTGATGGTGGGAGCCACCAACCCTGCCGCGGCCCCAGCAGGCACCGTCAGAGGAGATTTCAGCCTTCATGTCAGCAG GAACGTGGTCCATGCCAGTGACTCCCTGGAAGGGGCGCAAAGGGAGATTCAGCTCTGGTTCCAGGGAAAGGAGCTCGTCGAGTGGGACTGCTGGGACCAGACGTTGACTTGTGAGAAGTAA
- the antkmt gene encoding adenine nucleotide translocase lysine N-methyltransferase, with protein sequence MDDDDAFSELKTRELRCWDVAQIAVGTGLAVYAMWVGVLQPGFRKVPLRLQVPYIPASRAQVRNVMALLRGRKGVLVDLGSGDGRIVLEAHRQGFTSPVGYELNPWLIRLARFHAWRAGQHGNVSYRREDLWKVDLTECKNITVFLAPSVLSLLQKKMEAELPDDALVVAGRFPIPDWTPCRTEGHGVDRAWAYNMKAQRQLTPNKMKKSTDGHLDKISKETQTPLE encoded by the exons atggatgatgatgatgcattttCTGAGCTTAAGACAAGGGAACTCCGATGTTGGGATGTTGCCCAGATTGCTGTTGGAACTGGTCTCGCCGTTTACGCCATGTGGGTTGGAGTCCTCCAGCCAGGCTTCCGCAAAGTCCCATTGAGGTTACAG GTACCGTACATACCTGCCAGTCGTGCCCAAGTGCGCAATGTCATGGCATTGCTCAGAGGTCGAAAGGGGGTTCTTGTGGATTTAGGATCTGGTGACGGTCGCATT GTCTTGGAGGCGCACCGACAAGGCTTCACATCTCCTGTTGGCTATGAGCTCAACCCCTGGCTGATTCGTTTGGCCCGCTTTCATGCGTGGAGAGCAGGTCAACATGGCAACGTGTCCTACCGAAGAGAAGATTTATGGAAG GTGGACTTGACAGAATGCAAGAATATTACCGTGTTTTTAGCTCCTAGTGTG CTTTCGCTATTGCAGAAGAAAATGGAGGCCGAGCTTCCTGACGATGCCTTGGTGGTCGCTGGGCGTTTCCCCATCCCAGATTGGACACCCTGCAGAACTGAGGGACATGGTGTGGACAGAGCCTGGGCTTACAACATGAAAGCGCAAAGACAGCTCActccaaataaaatgaagaagTCTACTGATGGGCACCTTGACAAGATATCGAAAGAAACACAAACACCACTTGAGTGA
- the LOC127590422 gene encoding epidermal growth factor receptor kinase substrate 8-like protein 1 isoform X1, whose amino-acid sequence MYSRPPVLPRKPSRVQVTPVPKQQLALQELNSPSQRNEEREVEILNHCFDDIERFMVRLQQAAEAQSILLQRKKKSRKSKKLSQDGNDLITMKAVPPSEDDFVDIFQKIKYSFSLLDRVKSAITEPKAPRLLHHIFFPLQLMVKTTCGPQLGGSVVSPALTTGAVSLLRDHLTEEEKQLWTELGPNWTCPSCQLGVSVPPYSPVFLDGWQPQAFDSSGLPLEDPVESQHKQEANVQSAPVAEGPVDETDEVEGNGLPPPGERHFCCSYDFVARNSSELSVLQGETLEVIESSKKWWKCRNRFDQIGFVPHTILEPLSTQNNNSGEKPPMSPALYAPLSPPGTYGTATSPTARPQSMVLPSAATHDDNGDRVLIMNDELLQRMAQKRISGSRPPLMTSRSVEPPFTLNYQSTASEVESWLVAKGFSQRTVQSLGVLTGAQLFSLNKKELCEVSYDEGARVYSHIMMQKVILEDAQKVSELEKAMERQKLKIGMTE is encoded by the exons ATGTATTCGCGTCCTCCGGTGCTGCCTCGAAAGCCTTCACGTGTCCAAGTCACGCCCGTTCCAAAACAGCAGCTTGCCTTGCAGG AGTTGAACTCTCCATCTCAACGGAATGAAGAGCGAGAAGTG GAGATTCTGAACCACTGTTTCGATGACATTGAGCGCTTCATGGTGCGTTTGCAGCAGGCGGCCGAGGCCCAGAGCATTCTTCttcagaggaagaaaaaaagcaggaaGAGCAAGAAGCTGAGCCAAGATGGTA ATGACTTGATTACCATGAAAGCGGTTCCTCCATCAGAGGACGACTTTGTGGACATTTTTCAGAAAATCAAGTACTCCTTCAGTCTGCTG GATCGGGTCAAGTCTGCCATAACGGAACCGAAAGCGCCCCGGTTGCTGCATCACATCTTTTTTCCTCTCCAACTG ATGGTGAAAACCACATGCGGCCCACAATTGGGGGGCTCAGTGGTCAGTCCCGCACTGACCACTGGAGCCGTTTCGCTGCTCCGGGACCATCTGACCGAGGAGGAAAAACAGCTTTGGACTGAGTTAGGCCCCAACTGGACTTGCCCCag TTGCCAGCTCGGTGTGTCTGTCCCTCCGTACTCGCCAGTCTTCCTGGACGGATGGCAGCCGCAGGCGTTCGACTCCTCTGGCTTGCCTCTGGAAGATCCTGTTGAGTCGCAGCATAAACAAGAAGCGAACGTGCAGAGTGCACCCGTGGCGGAGGGCCCCGTTGACGAGACGGATgaagt GGAGGGAAATGGACTTCCACCACCTGGGGAGAGACATTTCTGCTGCTCCTATGACTTTGTTGCGAGAAACAGCAGTGAGCTCTCGGTGCTGCAAGGAGAAACACttgag GTCATCGAGTCCTCCAAGAAATGGTGGAAGTGTCGCAATCGCTTTGACCAGATCGGATTTGTTCCCCATACTATCTTGGAACCACTGTCgactcaaaacaacaacagtgggGAAAAAccaccg ATGTCACCCGCTTTGTACGCTCCGCTGAGCCCGCCTGGTACTTATGGGACTGCGACGAGCCCCACGGCGAGGCCTCAGAGCATGGTGTTGCCATCCGCAGCGACACACGATGACAATGGAGATCGAG TACTCATAATGAACGACGAGCTTCTTCAACGAATGGCGCAGAAGAGAATCTCCGGCAGCCGTCCTCCTCTCATGACGTCACGCTCCGTGGAACCACCGTTTACATTGAACTACCAGTCTACGGCGTCCGAGGTGGAGTCCTGGCTCGTAGCAAAGGGCTTCAGTCAGCG GACCGTCCAGAGTCTTGGCGTTTTAACCGGAGCGCAGCTCTTCTCCCTCAACAAGAAGGAACTCTGTGAAGTGTCTTACGATGAAGGCGCAAGAGTGTACAGTCACATTATGATGCAGAAGGTCATTCTCGAG GATGCGCAAAAGGTCTCCGAACTGGAGAAGGCGATGGAGAGGCAAAAGCTGAAGATCGGAATGACCGAATGA
- the xpo6 gene encoding exportin-6: protein MASEEASLHALESLMTEFFHSCTTNERKREIEELLNNFAQQTGAWRHCLFFLSNTRNEYVMMYSLTVFENLVNKMWIGLASQDKMEIRSCLPKLLLEHHKSVPYFIRNKLCKVIVDIGRQDWPMFYHDFFTNTLQLIQSPALAQLGLIMLKTTSEELACPREDLSVARKDELRKLLLDQVPTMLGLLTGILETYWDKHSIIASTPPPSPTSGECVELLGTLFQGSQYSKLLCQPMAALDNESQHLCCLVLECLAHLFSWIPLSINITPTLLASIFHFARFGCDLRVKAKSGPFISSTSSSSNGHLDAGTMPPSSNGGGRQSEGSKVDRSRLGVLAMTCVNELVSKNCVPMDFEEYLLRMFQQTFFLLQRLTRENNAHTVKSRLQEIDESYLEKFTDFLRLFVSVHLRRIESSPQFPIVEFLALLFKYTFNQPTHEGYFSCLDIWSVFLDFLTTKIKSRLSDRESVLNRYKDALVLLLREVLNRIQFRYNQVQLEELDDETLDDDQQTEWQKYLRQSLEVVAKVMELLPSHAFSTLFPILQENLDVYLGLRQFVVTTGTIRRLNITAENDCRRLHCSLRDLSSLLQAVGRLAEHFIGEIFASRFNDAHAVVERLVEVTCYGSQTSLYDLETAVPSVLKPDLIDVHAQALAALQAYSHWLAQFYSEVHSQNQRQFVNLITSAVDASCPLITAKVPEKLLLCACHLMVSITLTVRPVFLVSLPAVRNIFNLITENQTQRLPLEAHLLVCRALSNMLLLPWPNLSENEQQWQTRSGSHASMLATLTREYRMLRGSVNLTTRRPEMQDLKAVIHQTLPVLRDIVDSISGESTKSRQICYQSLQESVQVSLSLFPVFIQQPDVTDEMLAFFLTLFQALRVQMGVAFTGQILHTFLSLFTREQLAASILQEGSAGCRVVQKFLKILQVVVQEPGQAFKPFLPSILSLCMEQVYPIVAERSSPDVKAEMFELLYQILHQNWRYFFKTSILTSVQRGAPEDTMENEAQFTAAMQAFGQSFLQSDIHIFKQNLSYLETLNSKHKLYHRKLFRTSMLFHFINVLLQVLLHKSHDLLQEEITLAIYNMASVDFDAFYSAFMPEFLNSCQGVDTNQRAVLARNFKMEQDLPSFTQSVQRLVNDLRYYRLCNSSLPTGTIKL, encoded by the exons ATG GCTTCAGAGGAGGCGTCGCTGCATGCACTGGAGAGCCTGATGACCGAATTCTTTCACAGCTGCACAACCAATGAAAGAAAACGAGAAATAG AAGAGTTGCTGAATAACTTTGCACAGCAGACTGGAGCGTGGCGCCATTGCTTGTTCTTCCTCTCTAATACCCGGAATGAGTATGTCATGATGTACAGTCTCACAGTATTTGAa AACCTGGTGAACAAGATGTGGATCGGTTTAGCGTCGCAAGACAAAATGGAGATTCGCAGCTGTTTGCCCAAACTCTTACTTGAACACCACAAATCGGTGCCCTATTTCATCCGCAATAAACTCTGTAAAGTCATTGTGGACATTGGTCGCCAGGACTGGCCAATGTTCTATCACGATTTCTTTACAAACACGCTTCAG TTGATCCAGTCCCCCGCTTTGGCACAGTTAGGCTTGATCATGCTGAAAACCACATCAGAGGAACTCGCATGTCCTCGGGAAGACTTGAGCGTTGCCAGAAAAGACGAACTGCGGAAACTGCTGCTGGATCAGGTACCGACAATGCTTGGACTGTTGACAg GCATCCTTGAGACTTACTGGGACAAGCACAGCATCATCGCTTCCACGCCGCCGCCCTCGCCCACATCAGGAGAATGCG TGGAACTTTTGGGCACTTTGTTTCAGGGTAGTCAGTACTCAAAGCTTCTGTGCCAGCCCATGGCAGCACTCGACAACGAAAGCCAGCATCTCTGTTGTCTCGTTTTGGAGTGCTTGGCCCACCTGTTCAGCTGGATTCCCCTGTCCATCAACATCACACCCACTCTGCTGGCATCCATCTTCCACTTTGCACGCTTCGGCTGCGATCTTCGGGTGAAAGCCAAGTCCGGCCCTTTCATCTCCTCGACCTCGTCTTCTTCTAACGGGCACCTCGACGCCGGGACAATGCCGCCCTCTTCAAACGGCGGAGGCCGACAAAGTGAGGGGAGCAAGGTTGATCGCTCCCGCCTCGGCGTACTTGCCATGACCTGCGTCAACGAGCTGGTGTCCAAGAACTGTGTGCCCATGGACTTTGAGGAGTACCTGTTGCGCATGTTCCAGCAGACTTTCTTTCTTCTACAGAGGCTCACTCGCGAGAATAACGCTCATACAGTCAAGAGTCGGCTCCAGGAAATTGACGAGAG ctaCTTGGAAAAGTTCACAGATTTCCTGCGTCTGTTCGTCAGTGTTCACTTGAGGCGGATTGAGTCTAGTCCTCAGTTTCCAATTGTAGAATTTCTTGCCCTGCTCTTCAAGTACACCTTCAACCAG CCTACCCACGAGGGCTACTTTTCCTGTTTGGATATATGGAGTGTCTTTTTGGATTTTCTTACAACCAAAATCAAAAGCAGACTATCCGACAGAGAAAGTGTTCTCAACAG GTACAAAGATGCCTTAGTCCTTCTGTTGAGAGAAGTTCTGAATCGCATCCAGTTTCGATACAATCAGGTTCAATTAGAAGAACTGGATGATGAGACCCTGGATGATGAT CAACAGACTGAATGGCAAAAGTACCTGCGTCAGAGTCTGGAGGTTGTTGCCAAGGTGATGGAGCTGCTGCCTTCCCATGCATTTTCTACTTTG TTTCCCATTCTTCAAGAAAACTTGGATGTGTACTTGGGTCTGCGGCAGTTTGTCGTCACCACCGGCACAA TTCGCAGGCTGAACATCACCGCCGAGAACGACTGCCGCCGACTTCACTGCTCTCTCAGGGACCTCAGCTCCCTTCTCCAAGCCGTGGGGCGCCTGGCCGAACATTTCATCGGGGAGATTTTCGCATCGCGTTTCAATGACGCCCATGCAGTTGTTGAGAG GCTGGTAGAAGTGACTTGCTACGGGTCTCAGACCAGCTTGTACGACCTGGAAACCGCCGTGCCTTCTGTACTCAAACCAGACCTCATTGATGT ACATGCACAGGCCCTTGCCGCTTTGCAAGCCTACTCTCATTGGCTTGCGCAGTTCTACAGTGAGGTCCACAGTCAAAACCAGAGGCAGTTTGTCAACCTTATAACGTCTGCAGTCGATGCCAGTTGCCCCCTCATCACCGCCAAG GTACCGGAAAAGTTACTGCTGTGCGCGTGCCATCTGATGGTTTCCATAACCTTGACGGTGCGACCTGTGTTTCTGGTGTCTCTGCCTGCTGTTCGGAACATCTTTAACCTCATCACTGAGAATCAGACTCAAAGGCTCCCCCTAGAG GCTCACCTGCTCGTGTGTCGGGCTTTATCCAACATGCTGCTCCTCCCGTGGCCAAATTTATCAGAGAACGAGCAGCAGTGGCAGACACGGTCCGGCAGTCACGCCAGCATGCTGGCGACCCTCACCAGGGAATACCGGATGCTAAGAGGGTCGGTGAACTTAACTACGCGGCGACCTGAAATGCAAGACT TGAAAGCAGTGATACATCAGACCTTGCCTGTCCTTCGAGACATAGTCGACAGCATCTCCGGCGAGTCCACCAAATCTCGTCAGATCTGTTACCAGAGTTTGCAGGAGTCGGTCCAAGTGTCCCTCAGCCTTTTCCCcgtgtttattcagcagccag ATGTGACGGATGAGATGTTGGCCTTCTTCTTGACGCTGTTTCAGGCGCTGCGAGTCCAGATGGGCGTTGCCTTTACCGGACAGATCCTCCACACATTCCTCAGCTTGTTCAccag GGAACAGCTGGCAGCCAGTATTTTGCAGGAGGGCAGCGCGGGTTGCCGAGTGGTACAGAAGTTCTTGAAAATCCTGCAGGTGGTGGTACAGGAACCCGGTCAGGCTTTCAAACCCTTTCTGCCCAGCATTCTGTCTCTCTGCATGGAGCAGGTCTATCCGATTGTGGCAGAG cgaTCCTCTCCTGATGTCAAAGCGGAGATGTTTGAGCTTTTATACCAAATACTTCACCAAAACTGGCggtacttttttaaaacttcGATTCTGACAAGTGTCCAAAGAGGAGCCCCCGAGGACACCATGGAGAACGAGGCCCAGTTCACGGCTGCCATGCAG GCTTTCGGCCAGTCTTTCCTGCAGTCCGACATCCACATCTTCAAGCAGAATCTCTCCTATTTGGAGACGCTCAACAGCAAGCACAAGTTGTACCACAGA AAGCTTTTCCGGACCTCGATGCTCTTCCACTTCATCAACGTGCTGCTGCAGGTCCTCCTCCACAAAAGTCACGACCTTCTCCAGGAGGAAATCACCCTGGCCATTTACAACATGGCCTCTGTGGACTTTGATGCCTTCTACTCAGCCTTCATGCCGGAGTTCCTCAACAGCTGCCAGGGCGTGGACACCAACCAGCGAGCCGTCCTCGCGCGCAACTTCAAGATGGAACAG GACCTGCCGTCCTTCACTCAAAGCGTGCAGCGGCTGGTGAACGACCTTCGCTACTACAGACTGTGCAACAGCAGCTTGCCCACCGGCACGATCAAGCTATAG
- the nme4 gene encoding nucleoside diphosphate kinase, mitochondrial isoform X2 produces the protein MLLRRLMFLPVLSPWSRPTTQKLLPRLPAVWLAGFRTNSSLADVKERTLIAVKPDGVQRRLVGQIIRRFEQRGFKLVGLKMLQVSEGLLAQHYCQLMQKPFYSSLVEYMTSGPVVVMVWEGHNVVQSSRVMVGATNPAAAPAGTVRGDFSLHVSRNVVHASDSLEGAQREIQLWFQGKELVEWDCWDQTLTCEK, from the exons ATGTTGTTGCGGCGCCTGATGTTCCTCCCAGTGTTGTCCCCGTGGAGCAGGCCAACCACTCAAAAACTCCTTCCTCGCCTTCCCGCTGTGTGGCTGGCCGGCTTCAGGACCAACTCAA GCCTCGCCGATGTGAAGGAGCGAACTCTCATTGCTGTCAAACCCGACGGCGTCCAGCGTCGTCTCGTGGGGCAGATCATCCGACGTTTTGAGCAGAGGGGCTTCAAGCTggtgggcctgaaaatgctgcAG GTGTCCGAGGGGCTCCTTGCTCAACACTACTGTCAACTGATGCAGAAGCCCTTCTATTCCAGTCTGGTGGAGTACATGACCTCTGGGCCCGTGGTTGTCATG GTGTGGGAAGGGCACAACGTGGTCCAGTCATCGCGCGTGATGGTGGGAGCCACCAACCCTGCCGCGGCCCCAGCAGGCACCGTCAGAGGAGATTTCAGCCTTCATGTCAGCAG GAACGTGGTCCATGCCAGTGACTCCCTGGAAGGGGCGCAAAGGGAGATTCAGCTCTGGTTCCAGGGAAAGGAGCTCGTCGAGTGGGACTGCTGGGACCAGACGTTGACTTGTGAGAAGTAA